The following are from one region of the Aspergillus chevalieri M1 DNA, chromosome 1, nearly complete sequence genome:
- the FKS1 gene encoding 1,3-beta-D-glucan synthase (CAZy:GT48;~COG:M;~EggNog:ENOG410PHH8;~InterPro:IPR003440,IPR026899;~PFAM:PF02364,PF14288;~TransMembrane:16 (i480-499o519-540i560-582o588-616i649-671o721-747i1326-1345o1378-1399i1411-1434o1491-1513i1584-1605o1625-1652i1664-1690o1702-1722i1761-1787o1821-1845i);~go_component: GO:0000148 - 1,3-beta-D-glucan synthase complex [Evidence IEA];~go_component: GO:0016020 - membrane [Evidence IEA];~go_function: GO:0003843 - 1,3-beta-D-glucan synthase activity [Evidence IEA];~go_process: GO:0006075 - (1->3)-beta-D-glucan biosynthetic process [Evidence IEA]), giving the protein MSGYPGGHYDDGYGHPHGDSYYQDEHGQGYYDPNDYGDGYYDQHGYYPADGYGHEGGYYDGQQDGYYGDPYYDGGNGHQSYGGGRRRGDSEDESETFSDFTMRSETARAADMDYYGRGDERYNSYADSQYGGRGYSYRPPSSQVSYGANRSSGASTPVYGMDYGNALPAGQRSREPYPAWSSDAQVPVSKEEIEDIFLDLVNKFGFQRDSMRNMYDHLLTLLDSRASRMTPNQALLSLHADYIGGDNANYRRWYFAAHLDLDDAVGFANMKLGKADRKTRKARKAAKKAAQENPENVDETLEALEGDNSLEAAEYRWKTRMNRMSQHDRIRQLALFLMCWGEANQVRFLPECLCFIFKCADDYYQTPECQNRVEPVEEFTYLNEVITPLYQYCRDQCYEIVDGKYVRRERDHNKVIGYDDMNQLFWYPEGIERIKLEDKTRLVDIPIGERWTKLKDVNWKKAFFKTYKETRSWFHMVTNFNRIWVIHLGCFWFFTAYNAPTIYTKNYQQQLDNKPPGAYYWSAVGFGGALVSFIQVLATLCEWLYVPRRWAGAQHLSKRLMFLLGMLIINLAPGVFVFGWGSKVKEPIPLIIGIVHFFVALATFFFFALMPLGALFGNYMKKHGRQYVASQTFTASFPRLQGNDMWMSYGLWICVFGAKLSESYFFLTLSFKDPIRILSPMALKKCIGIKYVGDVLCYKQPQILLGLMFFMDLTLFFLDSYLWYVICNTVFSVARSFYLGVSIWSPWRNIFSRLPKRIYSKVLATTDMEIKYKPKVLISQVWNAIIISMYREHLLAIDHVQKLLYHQVPSEQEGKRTLRAPTFFVSQEDQSFKTEFFPAGSEAERRISFFAQSLSTPMPEPLPVDNMPTFSVLIPHYSEKILLSLREIIREDEPYSRVTLLEYLKQLHPHEWDCFVKDTKILADETSQFNGEPEKNEKDVAKSKIDDLPFYCIGFKSAAPEYTLRTRIWSSLRSQTLYRTISGFMNYSRAIKLLYRVENPEVVQMFGGNSEKLERELERMARRKFKICVSMQRYAKFNKEERENTEFLLRAYPDLQIAYLDEEPPANEGEEPRLYSALIDGHCELLENNLRKPKFRVQLSGNPILGDGKSDNQNHAIIFYRGEYIQLIDANQDNYLEECLKIRSVLAEFEELTTDNVSPYTPGIPTTNTNPVAILGAREYIFSENVGVLGDVAAGKEQTFGTLFARTLAQIGGKLHYGHPDFLNGIFMTTRGGVSKAQKGLHLNEDIYIGMNALLRGGRIKHCEYFQCGKGRDLGFGSILNFTTKIGTGMGEQMLSREYYYLGTQLPLDRFLSFYFAHPGFHINNMFIMLSVQMFMIVLINLGALKHETITCKYNSDLPITDPLRPTYCANLIPVIDWINRCVISIFIVFFISFVPLAVQELTERGLWRMAIRLAKHFGSFSFMFEVFVCQIYANAVHQNLSFGGARYIGTGRGFATARIPFGVLYSRFAGPSIYTGARLLLMLLFSTSTVWTASLLWFWVSLLALCISPFLFNPHQFAWHDFFIDYRDYLRWLSRGNSRTHQSSWIGFCRLSRTRITGYKRKLLGVPSEKGAGDVPRARISNVFYSEIFVPLILVGVTIIPYFYINSRTGIEKASTDKNQSDPILRIAIVAFGPIAINAGVSGAFFGMACCMGPLFSMCCKKFGAVLAAIAHAIAVIVLLAIFEVMFFLEGWSWPRCVLGMIAMIAIQRFIYKLIICLALTREFKHDQSNIAWWTGKWYSMGWHSVSQPGREFLCKITELGYFSADFVLGHLLLFLMLPALCIPFVDKFHSVCLFWLRPSRQIRPPIYSLKQSKLRKRRVIRFAILYFTMLILFLVLLVVPLVARKYKAALGLDSDPLSSVAGGGLLQPLDTKNNNTIDGYTGSNLPAGMQPITSGFGAPTPSGSASS; this is encoded by the exons ATGTCAGGCTACCCGGGAGGTCACTATGATGATGGCTACGGCCATCCTCATGGTGATTCCTACTACCAAGACGAACACGGTCAAGGGTACTATGACCCCAACGACTATGGCGATGGCTACTATGATCAGCA TGGATATTACCCAGCTGATGGCTATGGCCACGAAGGTGGTTATTACGACGGTCAGCAGGATGGTTACTACGGCGATCCGTATTACGACGGAGGCAATGGCCATCAGAGCTATGGCGGCGGTCGACGCAGGGGTGATTCCGAGGATGAGTCCGAGACCTTCAGTGATTTCACCATGAGATCCGAGACCGCTCGCGCCGCGGACATGGACTACTACGGCCGGGGAGATGAACGCTATAACAGCTACGCCGATAGCCAGTACGGTGGCCGGGGATACAGCTACCGCCCTCCATCCTCGCAGGTGTCCTACGGCGCCAACCGATCCTCGGGTGCCTCGACCCCTGTATATGGCATGGACTATGGAAATGCTTTGCCAGCTGGTCAGCGCTCTCGCGAACCCTACCCGGCCTGGTCGTCAGATGCTCAGGTGCCAGTTTCCAAAGAGGAGATCGAAGACATTTTCCTTGATCTAGTTAACAAGTTCGGTTTCCAGCGGGACAGCATGCGGAACATGTACGACCATCTGTTGACTTTGCTCGACTCACGTGCTTCTCGTATGACCCCCAACCAGGCCTTGCTCTCCCTGCACGCCGACTACATTGGTGGTGACAATGCCAACTACCGGCGTTGGTACTTCGCTGCCCACTTGGATCTCGACGACGCGGTCGGATTTGCCAACATGAAGCTCGGAAAGGCGGATCGCAAGACGCGGAAGGCCCGCAAGGCCGCCAAGAAGGCCGCGCAGGAGAATCCCGAAAACGTCGACGAGACCCTCGAGGCTTTGGAGGGTGACAACAGCTTGGAAGCGGCTGAGTACAGATGGAAGACCCGCATGAATCGCATGTCACAGCACGACCGGATCCGTCAGCTGGCCCTGTTTCTGATGTGCTGGGGTGAAGCTAATCAGGTCCGGTTCCTGCCGGAATGTCTCTGCTTCATCTTCAAATGCGCCGACGACTACTACCAAACCCCTGAATGCCAGAACCGCGTGGAGCCTGTTGAGGAATTTACATACCTAAATGAGGTGATCACTCCCCTCTACCAATACTGCCGTGATCAGTGTTACGAGATCGTGGATGGCAAGTACGTCCGTCGGGAGCGTGATCACAACAAAGTCATTGGTTACGATGATATGAACCAGCTCTTCTGGTACCCCGAAGGTATCGAGCGTATCAAGCTCGAGGACAAGACCCGCCTGGTGGACATCCCTATAGGCGAGCGGTGGACCAAACTGAAGGATGTCAACTGGAAGAAGGCATTCTTCAAGACTTACAAGGAGACCCGTTCGTGGTTCCACATGGTGACCAACTTCAACCGTATCTGGGTTATCCATCTGGGATGTTTCTGGTTCTTCACCGCCTACAACGCTCCGACCATCTACACCAAGAACTATCAGCAACAACTGGACAACAAGCCCCCTGGTGCTTATTATTGGTCTGCAGTCGGATTTGGCGGTGCGTTGGTTTCCTTCATTCAGGTTTTGGCTACGCTCTGCGAATGGCTCTACGTTCCACGCCGATGGGCTGGTGCGCAGCACCTGAGCAAGCGTCTGATGTTCCTTCTCGGCATGCTCATCATTAACCTGGCTCCCGGTGTCTTCGTCTTTGGTTGGGGTAGCAAGGTCAAGGAACCAATTCCCCTGATCATTGGTATCGTTCACTTCTTTGTCGCTCTGGCtacgttcttcttcttcgccctTATGCCCCTGGGCGCGCTCTTCGGTAATTACATGAAGAAGCACGGCCGTCAGTATGTTGCCAGTCAGACGTTCACAGCCAGTTTTCCGCGTCTCCAAGGAAATGACATGTGGATGTCCTACGGTCTCTGGATTTGTGTCTTTGGTGCCAAGTTATCGGAATCGTACTTCTTCTTGACGCTGTCGTTCAAGGACCCGATTCGGATTCTGTCGCCGATGGCCCTGAAGAAGTGTATTGGTATCAAATACGTCGGAGATGTCCTGTGCTACAAGCAGCCTCAGATCTTGCTCGGTCTCATGTTCTTCATGGATCTGACACTTTTCTTCCTGGATAGTTACCTCTGGTACGTTATCTGTAACACGGTCTTCTCGGTCGCCCGGTCATTCTACCTTGGTGTCTCGATCTGGTCGCCTTGGAGAAACATCTTCTCTCGTCTGCCAAAACGTATTTACTCCAAGGTTCTCGCCACCACCGACATGGAGATCAAGTACAAACCAAAGGTCCTGATCTCTCAAGTTTGGAACGCTATTATCATCTCCATGTACCGTGAGCACCTGTTGGCCATTGACCATGTCCAGAAGCTCCTGTACCACCAGGTGCCCTCCGAACAGGAAGGCAAGCGGACCCTCCGTGCCCCTACCTTTTTTGTCTCCCAGGAAGACCAGTCGTTCAAAACGGAGTTCTTCCCGGCCGGCAGTGAGGCTGAGCGTCGTATCTCTTTCTTTGCCCAGTCTCTTTCCACTCCCATGCCCGAGCCCTTGCCGGTTGACAACATGCCCACATTCTCCGTCCTGATCCCTCACTACAGCGAAAAGATCCTGTTGTCCCTTCGTGAGATCATTCGTGAGGATGAGCCTTACTCTCGTGTCACCCTGCTAGAATACCTGAAGCAGTTGCACCCTCACGAGTGGGATTGCTTCGTCAAGGATACCAAGATCTTGGCCGACGAGACGTCCCAGTTCAACGGCGAGCCCGAGAAGAACGAAAAGGATGTGGCCAAGAGCAAGATCGACGATCTGCCCTTCTACTGTATCGGTTTCAAGTCAGCTGCTCCTGAGTACACTCTTCGCACCCGTATCTGGTCCTCTCTCCGTTCGCAAACCTTGTACCGTACCATCTCTGGTTTCATGAATTACAGCCGGGCTATCAAGCTTCTCTACCGTGTGGAGAACCCGGAGGTCGTTCAGATGTTCGGCGGCAACTCTGAAAAGCTCGAACGTGAACTCGAGAGAATGGCTCGCCGCAAATTTAAGATCTGTGTCTCCATGCAGCGTTACGCCAAGTTCAACAAGGAGGAGCGTGAGAACACTGAATTCCTTCTCCGTGCCTACCCTGACCTGCAAATTGCCTATCTTGATGAAGAGCCACCGGCGAACGAGGGTGAGGAGCCTCGTCTCTACTCAGCGTTGATTGACGGTCACTGTGAACTGCTTGAGAATAACTTGCGCAAGCCCAAGTTCAGGGTCCAGCTCTCTGGTAACCCCATCCTCGGTGATGGAAAGTCGGACAACCAGAACCATGCCATCATCTTCTACCGTGGCGAGTACATCCAGCTCATTGATGCCAACCAAGACAACTATCTCGAAGAGTGCTTGAAGATCCGTAGCGTTCTTGCCGAATTCGAAGAGTTGACCACGGACAACGTCTCTCCTTACACCCCCGGTATCCCCACgaccaacaccaaccccgTTGCCATTCTTGGTGCTCGTGAATACATTTTCTCCGAGAACGTCGGTGTTCTTGGTGATGTCGCAGCCGGAAAGGAACAGACATTCGGTACCTTGTTCGCTCGTACTCTTGCCCAGATTGGTGGTAAACTGCACTATGGTCACCCTGACTTCCTGAACGGTATTTTCATGACGACTCGTGGAGGTGTCTCCAAGGCTCAGAAGGGATTGCACCTGAACGAAGATATCTACATTGGTATGAACGCTCTTCTCCGTGGTGGTCGAATCAAGCACTGCGAGTACTTCCAGTGTGGTAAAGGTCGTGATCTTGGTTTCGGTTCCATTCTCAACTTCACCACCAAGATTGGTACTGGTATGGGTGAGCAGATGCTTTCGCGTGAATACTACTACCTGGGTACTCAGCTGCCACTTGACCGTTTCTTGTCGTTCTACTTCGCCCACCCTGGTTTCCACATCAACAACATGTTCATTATGCTGTCGGTGCAAATGTTCATGATCGTCTTGATCAACTTGGGAGCGTTGAAGCACGAGACCATCACCTGCAAGTACAACTCTGACCTGCCCATCACGGATCCCCTGCGCCCGACCTACTGTGCCAACCTGATTCCTGTCATTGACTGGATCAACCGTTGCGTTATCTCCATtttcattgtcttcttcatttCGTTCGTGCCCCTGGCCGTTCAGGAGTTGACGGAGAGGGGTCTCTGGCGTATGGCTATCCGTCTGGCCAAACACTTTGGATCGTTCTCCTTCATGTTCGAAGTGTTTGTCTGTCAAATCTACGCCAACGCTGTGCATCAGAACTTGTCCTTCGGCGGTGCCCGTTATATTGGTACTGGTCGTGGTTTCGCTACGGCGCGTATTCCGTTTGGTGTCCTTTACTCGCGTTTCGCCGGTCCTTCCATCTACACCGGTGCTCGTCTGTTGCTGATGCTCCTGTTCTCGACATCCACCGTCTGGACGGCATCCCTTCTTTGGTTCTGGGTGTCCCTGCTTGCCCTGTGTATCTCGCCCTTCTTGTTCAACCCTCATCAGTTCGCCTGGCATGACTTTTTCATCGACTACCGTGACTATCTGCGCTGGCTGTCTCGTGGTAACTCTCGTACCCACCAGTCCTCGTGGATCGGCTTCTGCCGTCTGTCCCGTACCCGTATCACCGGTTACAAGCGTAAGCTGCTCGGTGTTCCGTCGGAGAAAGGCGCTGGTGACGTGCCAAGGGCGCGCATTTCCAACGTCTTCTACAGCGAAATCTTCGTCCCTCTGATCTTGGTTGGGGTCACCATTATCCCGTACTTTTACATCAACTCCAGAACCGGTATCGAAAAGGCATCGACAGATAAAAACCAATCTGACCCTATCTTGCGTATCGCCATCGTTGCGTTCGGTCCCATTGCTATCAACGCTGGTGTGTCGGGTGCCTTCTTCGGTATGGCCTGTTGTATGGGTCCTCTCTTCAGCATGTGCTGCAAGAAGTTCGGTGCCGTTCTGGCTGCCATCGCTCACGCTATTGCTGTGATCGTCCTGCTTGCCATTTTCGAGGTTATGTTCTTCCTTGAGGGATGGTCCTGGCCTCGTTGCGTTCTGGGCATGATTGCCATGATTGCCATTCAGCGGTTCATCTACAAGCTGATCATTTGCTTGGCATTGACTCGTGAGTTCAAGCACGATCAGTCCAACATCGCCTGGTGGACTGGAAAATGGTACAGCATGGGTTGGCACTCCGTCTCGCAGCCTGGCCGTGAATTTTTGTGTAAGATCACCGAACTGGGTTACTTTTCTGCCGACTTTGTTCTCGGtcaccttcttctcttcctcatGTTGCCGGCTCTCTGCATTCCTTTCGTGGACAAGTTCCACTCTGTCTGTCTGTTCTGGTTGCGGCCAAG TCGTCAAATCCGTCCTCCGATTTACTCCCTGAAGCAGTCGAAGCTCCGGAAGAGAAGAGTTATCCgctttgccattctctactTCACGATGCtcattcttttccttgtcctGCTTGTTGTACCCCTGGTCGCTCGCAAGTACAAGGCTGCATTGGGTCTTGACTCTGATCCTCTGTCGAGtgtcgctggtggtggtCTGTTGCAACCTCTTGACACCAAAAACAACAACACCATCGACGGGTACACTGGCAGCAATCTGCCGGCTGGTATGCAGCCGATCACCAGCGGTTTTGGCGCGCCCACTCCTTCTGGTTCCGCAAGTTCTTAA
- the GAS1_1 gene encoding 1,3-beta-glucanosyltransferase gas1 (CAZy:CBM43;~CAZy:GH72;~COG:S;~EggNog:ENOG410PFK7;~InterPro:IPR012946,IPR017853,IPR004886;~PFAM:PF07983,PF03198;~SECRETED:SignalP(1-19);~TransMembrane:1 (n6-14c19/20o517-537i)), with amino-acid sequence MKLTNVVAGATLFASTVLADLDPIVIKGSKFFYKSNDTQFYIKGVAYQQEYSGPKSDTDNFKDPLADADACKRDVPYLEKLGANTIRTYAIDPKADHSECMKLLQDAGIYVISDLSSPSESIVRNDPKWDADLYSRYVSVIDEMSQYSNVIGFFAGNEVSNQANNTDASAFVKAAVRDMKQYIKAKNYRSMGVGYATNDDADIREKMANYFNCDNADDSIDFWGYNIYSWCGDSNYQKSGYKTRTEEFKDYSVPVFFAEYGCNAVQPRKFSEVEALYGKQMNDVWSGGIVYMYFQEENDYGLVSVDGDKVSTLDDFNNLSSQLAKVSATGTKKSEYKPTNSALQSCPAVNSAWRAAATPLPPSPNKDLCTCMMDSLECTVKGKVDGEKVGELFGTVCGYDVCDGVSANATTGDYGAYSVCTPQEQLAYAMNLYYKQQKSKGNGASACDFNGAATTKTSSSPSGTCSALLKEAGSSGTGTVTSSPTGNANQVSASGSASASGSEGAAPMVAPGAVRVGVWQFGAYLATAVVAGAGMILL; translated from the exons ATGAAGCTCACCAACGTTGTCGCTGGTGCGACTCTCTTTGCCAGCACCGTTCTGGCTGACTTGGACCCTATTGTCATCAAGGGTTCCAAGTTCTTCTACAAGAGCAACGACACCCAGTTCTACATCAAGGGTGTTGCTTACCAACAGGAGTACTCGGGTCCCAAGTCCGACACCGACAACTTCAAGGACCCCTTGGCCGACGCCGATGCTTGCAAGCGTGATGTCCCTTACCTCGAGAAGTTGGGTGCCAACACCATCCGTACCTATGCCATCGACCCCAAGGCCGACCACAGTGAGTGTATGAAGCTGCTCCAGGATGCTGGCATCTACGTTATCTCGGACTTGTCCTCTCCCAGCGAGTCCATCGTCCGCAACGACCCCAAGTGGGATGCCGATCTCTACAGCCGCTACGTCAGCGTCATTGACGAGATGTCTCAGTACTCCAACGTCATTGGTTTCTTCGCCGGTAATGAAGTCTCCAACCAGGCCAACAACACCGACGCCAGTGCCTTCGTCAAGGCCGCTGTCCGTGATATGAAGCAGTACATCAAGGCCAAGAACTACCGCAGCATGGGTGTTGGTTACGCCACCAACGACGATGCTGACATCCGTGAGAAGATGGCCAACTACTTCAACTGCGACAACGCCGATGACAGCATTGACTTCTGGGGTTACAACATCTACTCGTGGTGCGGTGACTCGAACTACCAGAAGTCTGGTTACAAGACCCGTACCGAGGAGTTCAAGGACTACTCTGTCCCTGTCTTCTTTGCTGAGTACGGTTGCAACGCTGTTCAGCCCCGTAAGTTCTCTGAGGTCGAGGCTCTCTACGGCAAGCAGATGAACGACGTCTGGTCTGGTGGTATTGTCTACATGTACTTCCAGGAAGAGAACGACTACG GTCTCGTCTCGGTTGACGGCGACAAGGTCAGCACCCTTGACGACTTCAACAACCTCTCCTCGCAGCTCGCCAAGGTCTCTGCTACCGGTACCAAGAAGAGCGAATACAAGCCCACCAACTCTGCCCTCCAGTCTTGCCCCGCTGTCAACAGTGCTTGGCGTGCTGCTGCCACTCCTCTTCCCCCTTCGCCCAACAAGGACCTCTGCACCTGCATGATGGACAGCTTGGAGTGTACTGTCAAGGGCAAGGTTGACGGCGAGAAGGTCGGTGAGCTGTTTGGTACCGTCTGCGGGTACGACGTCTGTGACGGTGTCTCCGCCAACGCTACTACTGGTGACTACGGTGCCTACAGTGTCTGCACTCCCCAGGAGCAGCTCGCTTACGCCATGAACTTGTACTACAAACAGCAGAAGTCCAAGGGTAACGGCGCTTCCGCTTGCGACTTCAATGGCGCTGCCACCACCAAGACCTCCAGCTCCCCCAGCGGCACCTGCTCTGCTCTCCTCAAGGAGGCTGGCTCCTCTGGCACTGGTACCGTCACCTCTTCCCCCACCGGCAACGCTAACCAGGTCTCTGCTTCCGGCTCTGCCTCCGCCTCTGGCTCTGAGGGTGCTGCCCCCATGGTTGCTCCTGGTGCCGTCCGTGTTGGTGTCTGGCAGTTCGGTGCTTACCTGGCCACCGCCGTCGTCGCCGGTGCCGGTATGATCCTTCTGTAA
- a CDS encoding alpha/beta fold hydrolase (COG:S;~EggNog:ENOG410PJGK;~InterPro:IPR000073,IPR029058,IPR000639;~PFAM:PF12697,PF12146;~go_function: GO:0003824 - catalytic activity [Evidence IEA]) — protein MPNTKTVHVPHLGGIDAAYQMPHPFDPAKPTLVLVNSFTTSSELYSKQYANKELTDKMNLIAIELLGHGQTRTKREHWTYWDTAEMNLQVLDSLNIEKAFVLGTSQGGWITVRMSLMRPDKIAGIIPLGTSMDYESEPTRQLGCWDAPNLLTPTIDAFTSNEPTPDFEPPLAYCDMLVNTGFGEDCPAETREYWRKTIRENYQGDDGRRRLRMSAINLRDRDGLYSRLFDVRCPVLWLHGTKDVVYSLANAQREIGLFVNSPDAKLVPVEGGAHFLSASNPKEVDAEILGFVTKYS, from the exons ATGCCCAACACCAAGACCGTACACGTTCCTCACCTGGGCGGCATCGATGCCGCCTACCAGATGcctcacccattcgaccccGCAAAGCCCACCCTCGTCCTGGTCAATTCATTCACCACCTCGTCTGAATTGTACAGCAAGCAGTATGCCAACAAGGAACTCACGGATAAGATGAATCTGATCGCCATCGAGCTGCTGGGCCATGGCCAAACGCGCACTAAGCGCGAACACTGGACATACTGGGATACGGCGGAGATGAATCTCCAGGTCCTGGATTCTCTAAATATTGAAAAGGCTTTTGTGCTGGGAACGAGTCAGGGTGGTTGGATTACGGTTCGGATGTCGCTGATGCGGCCAGACAAG ATTGCCGGTATAATCCCCCTAGGCACGTCTATGGACTACGAGTCTGAACCTACCCGCCAACTTGGCTGCTGGGATGCCCCCAATCTGCTCACTCCGACCATCGATGCTTTCACGTCGAACGAACCAACGCCAGACTTCGAGCCGCCTCTTGCTTACTGTGACATGCTAGTTAATACTGGCTTTGGCGAGGATTGTCCAGCAGAGACGCGCGAGTACTGGCGCAAGACTATCCGTGAGAACTACCAGGGTGATGACGGACGGCGCCGACTTCGCATGTCGGCGATCAATTTAAGAGATCGCGATGGTTTGTATTCGAGGTTGTTTGACGTGAGGTGTCCGGTGTTGTGGTTGCAC GGAACAAAGGATGTGGTCTACTCGCTCGCTAATGCACAGAGGGAGATTGGATTGTTCGTTAACTCCCCTGATGCGAAACTCGTGCCGGTTGAGGGTGGCGCTCACTTCCTGAGTGCCTCGAATCCTAAGGAGGTTGATGCGGAGATCTTGGGGTTTGTGACCAAGTACAGCTAG
- a CDS encoding uncharacterized protein (InterPro:IPR006600): protein MAQRIRQMHGDPKPIWSHWVSQFKKRHPEVSSSLGRRIKKSKKRAVPPVKIMPREDVLESMRLKKLGKKAEKAPEGV from the coding sequence ATGGCGCAGAGAATTCGACAGATGCATGGTGATCCCAAACCAATTTGGTCCCACTGGGTTTCTCAGTTCAAAAAGCGTCACCCTGAGGTTTCGTCAAGTCTTGGAAGGAGGATCAAGAAGTCTAAGAAGAGAGCGGTTCCGCCGGTGAAGATTATGCCTAGGGAGGATGTGCTGGAATCGATGAGGTTGAAAAAACTTGGGAAGAAGGCTGAAAAAGCGCCGGAAGGAGTTTAA